In Bos indicus x Bos taurus breed Angus x Brahman F1 hybrid chromosome 1, Bos_hybrid_MaternalHap_v2.0, whole genome shotgun sequence, a single window of DNA contains:
- the ETS2 gene encoding protein C-ets-2: protein MNDFGIKNMDQVAPVASSYRGTLKRQAAFDTFDGSLLAVFPSLNEEQTLQEVPTGLDSISHDSANCELPLLTPCSKAVMSQALKATFSGFKKEQRRLGIPKNPWLWTEQQVCQWLLWATNEFSLVDVNLQRFGMTGQVLCNLGKERFLELAPDFVGDILWEHLEQMIKENQEKNEDQYEENSHLNSVPHWINSNSLGFGVEQAPYGMQTQSYPKGGLLDGLCPASSAPSTIGPEQDFQMFPKARLSTVSVNYCSVGQDFPAGSLNLLSSASGKPRDHDSAETGGDSFESSESLLQSWNSQSSLLDVQRVPSFESFEDDCSQSLGLSKPTMSFKDYIQDRSDPVEQGKPVIPAAVLAGFTGSGPIQLWQFLLELLSDKSCQSFISWTGDGWEFKLADPDEVARRWGKRKNKPKMNYEKLSRGLRYYYDKNIIHKTSGKRYVYRFVCDLQNLLGFTPEELHAILGVQPDTED from the exons ATGAATGATTTTGGAATCAAGAACATGGACCAGGTGGCTCCTGTGGCCAGCAGTTACAGAGGGACACTCAAG CGCCAGGCCGCCTTTGACACCTTTGATGGGTCCCTGCTTGCGGTTTTCCCTTCCCTAAATGAAGAGCAAACACTCCAGGAAGTGCCAACCGGCTTGGATTCGATTTCTCATG ACTCAGCCAACTGCGAGTTGCCTCTGCTGACCCCATGCAGCAAAGCTGTGATGAGTCAAGCCTTAAAAGCCACCTTCAGTGGCTTCAAAAAGGAGCAACGCCGGCTGGGGATCCCAAAGA ATCCATGGCTGTGGACTGAGCAGCAGGTGTGCCAGTGGCTTCTCTGGGCCACCAACGAGTTCAGTCTGGTGGATGTGAACCTGCAGAGGTTTGGCATGACAGGGCAGGTGTTGTGTAACCTTGGCAAGGAGCGCTTTCTGGAGCTGGCGCCCGACTTTGTGGGTGATATTCTCTGGGAGCATCTGGAGCAGATGATCAAAG aaaaccaagaaaagaaCGAAGATCAGTATGAAGAAAATTCGCATCTCAACTCAGTTCCTCATTGGATTAATAGCAATTCGTTAG GTTTTGGCGTGGAGCAGGCGCCGTACGGCATGCAGACGCAGAGTTATCCTAAAGGCGGCCTCCTGGATGGCTTGTGTCCAGCGTCCTCAGCGCCCAGCACGATCGGGCCAGAgcaggacttccagatgttccccAAGGCCCGACTCAGCACCGTCAGCGTCAACTACTGCTCCGTGGGGCAGGACTTCCCGGCCGGCAGCCTGAACCTGCTCTCCAGCGCCTCTG GGAAACCCAGGGACCACGACTCGGCGGAGACGGGCGGCGACAGCTTCGAGAGCTCGGAGTCGCTGCTGCAGTCCTGGAACAGCCAGTCGTCTTTGCTGGACGTGCAGCGGGTGCCCTCCTTCGAGAGCTTCGAGGACGACTGCAGCCAGTCCCTGGGCCTCAGCAAGCCGACCATGTCCTTCAAGGACTACATCCAGGACCGGAGTGACCCAGTGGAGCAGGGCAAACCAGTTATACCCGCGGCCGTGCTGGCCGGCTTCACAG GAAGCGGGCCTATCCAGCTGTGGCAGTTTCTTCTAGAATTGCTCTCCGACAAGTCCTGCCAGTCATTCATCAGCTGGACGGGGGACGGGTGGGAGTTTAAGCTCGCTGACCCCGACGAG GTGGCCCGCCGGTGGGGCAAGAGGAAAAACAAGCCCAAGATGAACTACGAGAAGCTCAGCCGGGGTCTGCGCTATTACTACGACAAGAATATCATCCACAAGACGTCAGGGAAGCGCTACGTGTACCGCTTCGTGTGCGACCTGCAGAACTTGCTGGGCTTCACGCCCGAGGAACTGCACGCCATCCTGGGCGTCCAGCCGGACACGGAGGACTGA